GTGGCCTAGCATTGATTGTGGTGGGAGTCCTCGTTCAAGTGGGTCTGCACAAAACCTTGATGATGAAGGACGCCTCAGCCTCAGGGGCTCCGATTGTTCTGATTGCCGTCGGCGTTGTGATTTTCTTCATTGCCTTCTTCGGCTGCTGTGGTGCCTGGAAAGAGAACCACTGCATGGTCGCCACGGTAATTCACATAGTTAAaccacacaacaacaaaaagggctacatttacattgctacagggttttttttaagattattttttgggcatttttaggcctttatttgacaggacagctgaagacatgacaggagagatagagagagggggggaatgacacacagcaaagggccgcaggtcggagtcaaaccctgggcccgctgcgtcgaggagtaaacctctatatatgggcgcccgctctaccaactgagctatccgggcgcccatgttttggtttttaaggggagttttgagccaaaagcgaactccgtgcacacaagtgttACAGCTCCAGTAAAAGAACTActctccgtttaaactaacacgcccaaaccgcaTATGTCATGAACATTCTCATATACTGGACACGCGCCTGCCGAGGTAAACTGGAGGCCGCATGTATACTCGGcctgttgctggtagttgccatggtaacgttagtagcctAGCAGTCTCAGAGAATGAGACATCATGAACGAGACATCATAACCCTATCAGGCGGtgaaacattggcgtcagtgtcggtgttgccaaaggtttaggggctctgaaacgccagagcagtgtgaacgcgaggtgtaaacgtagcaaaagatattagtttttaaaccaaaacgtagcaatgtaaatgtagcctaaatatGTTTAAACTGAATTTCATTTTGCAGTAGGATGAATGAATGTGTGGCTGTAGCTTAGAATAATAATTACCTTCATGTAAGTCACTGAActatcttttatttctttttttccgcCAGTTTGCTGTCCTCCTCGTTCTGGTCATTCTTGTTGAGATTGCAGCAGTAATCGCTGGATACGTCTTCAGAAACAAAGTAAGTTTAGAACTACACTGTTTTTATGTGTTACAGTACATAATACCCTGCAGAAGGTGTGGTTTGACTTCCATGTCGTGTCTCCCATGTAGCTCTCAGGTGTCGTCCAGGATAGTCTTGAAGACATGATTTCTGATTACAAGAACGGCACAGCTGAATTCAAAAAGTCTTTTGATAAGCTGCAGGAGGATGTGAGTTCAGTGTCGATTCTCCTACTCATTGTTTACTCAGTCTGACAACACCTTCACATAACACCTCTGCATCCTGTTGGTCTGCGCTGCATGACatgacattgtttttctttgcacCTACCTActgatacagttttttttacggTACATTGCTGGCATGTCTGTccatataaaatgtttttcatttgcaGTTGAAATGCTGTGGCGTGAACAGTTCTTCTGACTGGGTAGACTTCAGATCTGATAAGAAATCTGTGCCTGACTCATGCTGTGTGAAAGTCACTCTCAACTGTGGAGTCGGGACCATGACAGACGCTGCCAAAGTTCACCAGGAGGTAAACTGTGACTGTTTCACAGCTTATCATCTCACATCCTAAATGTGAAGCAACAATAGGAGGAAATGTAGTGTTTGCATGAGCAGTAACTTTATACAGCTGTCATTCGGCTTGTAGGAGAGTGAACAGGAACTCTGGATTGTTTACCGTCCGCATATAATCCCCCCCAATTAAAACAAATTACTGTGTGAAGTAGAACCCAGCAGATATGGatatttgagttaaaaaaaaaaaacagtatctcTAACATGAACACAACATTTTAGTTAACCCTTAAATTACATTTCTCAAGAATTGTGTAGTGAGCAGGACATtttaccaatttaaaaaaaaaaaaaaaaagtttcagtgCTATCAGACGGACAACCTATGTAATAGAGACAACAATGTTTCTAACTTCCATCAAACCCATTTTGAGCATTTCTGTCCTacagtttctttttaattagCGCACATACACACCTTTACGGACACGTGTGCTCATGAATACATCGGCTGATTTATTGGTCACACTGGACTGAGCGACTGAGGAGAAATAGGTTGTGCAGTGTTAcaaacctacagagaattatgaCCCAACTCCACAGatatgtttttgctttttatccTGTTTTAGCTCAACActgtctccagcagcagcagcagcaaaaacaTCTCGGTGGTATAACTGATCCCAAACTATGTTggatgactttttggcaaacaaaataaaaaatattttgttaacAAATAAAAGATCAAATATGGCCTTATTTGGTGTAATAACAATGCCTGTATTacatgaaaatgagcagaaattATCCCACAAATTCCACCTTAAActaccccaccccccacccctctttCCTGCAGTTATGTGGCCTAGCATTGATTGTCATGGGAATCCTGGTTCGAGTTGGTTTGCACAACCCCTCCATTATCTGTGGTGCATATAGCAAATGTGCAAGAACAGTTTGTGGGAAAAGTGAAGGGTTACCACTTCAATACATTCTACATACTGAGTTTTATTGAGGTCAAAAGAAAGTTGATTTtgcaataattattattttatacatACAGCATTGGGGTGTGTGGGACTTGATGAGAACGTCAAGCCAAAGTTAATAAAACGCAACCGTTATAAAAAGAAGTCAAAGTTGTCCTACGAAGCAACTGGTGATGTTGAATctaaatgttcctttttttttttttcttttgttgtagGGTTGTCATGATGCTATGGTGGCTTATCTGAAGAAAAACATCTTGTGGGTGATAGTTGCAGCTATTGTAATTGCCGTCCTGCAGGTATGTAAcatcaatgaaaaaaaagaaaaagacaagacagTACCTAGTGCAAAGTTCCTAAGCAGTTCATTTTACTACATTTTACTTCCCAAAACAAATTCATttgaaagagttttttttttttttttgtattcatttcaactcattactttttacttttgtcttattGCATTTGCATTGTCACGTCTGGTGGTTTTATCTTGCTTTTAAAAGTGCTACAGGatgtggctgggttagctcagttggtgcaCATATAGGGGTttagtcctcgacgcagaaggtcccgggttcaagtccgacctgtgacaatttcctgcatgtcttccccttctctctccccttttcatatctagctgtcctatccattaaaggcggcaatgcccaaaaaataatcttaaaaaaaaagaggatatAAACAAAGATTGTGATTTACAAGTCTGTCAAACTAAATCTACTAATAGAAAAAAGAAACCGATCTGTTAATATATGTCCTCTCTGTCTTGTATGTGATTGTTTTCCTTCCAGGTAATGGGCATCGTGTTCGCCTGCTTGTTGATGAGAGGAATCCGCAGCGGCTACGAAGTCATGTAGGAGGAGTTGTCTGTTCAGGTCGCGCTTATTGGTAGCTGTGGAAAACTTTAATATGTTCATACTTCAGATATAATGCACAGCACaatatattttctcttttattgatttttgattatatttacatataacaATAACTCTGCTTTGATACTGTATGTGCTTAGGAAATAGAAATAATGTTCACTTCGTCAGCGTGTGTTCTTGTTGCTTGTGAGGAATTTTAACATTACTGTAAAGTTACATTACTTTACTTGTTCCGTTTTAGAGACTTCATTTCTTGTTTTATATGTTCTGCTGGTTgccagtttctgtttttattaaagACTCTTTAAATTACATCTGAATTTGCTTTGAGTATAAATACAAACAGGGAAAATAAATGCACTCAAAAAGGTATTTATTTCAGACACAGTTCTATTACAGTACCATGTATATAATATTGACTCAGCAACATGACATTCAAAACCTGTtgaacaaataatatatattaaaataataaaaacttgaACAAAAAAGAACTTTTGCAACTCATATTTCAGAGGAACTTGCGTAATGGCACAGGAAGTAGATGACGTTTCCTTTTTCACACTCTACAACAGCGCAGGGGGATGTGCAGTTCCTTTTTGTACTGCCTCCCTGaagtagtaaaaaaataaacttacaTGAAATTCTGTGAAAACCAGGATGGGATAATGTCATCTTAAGCCTCCAAAGCAAGTAAACAAAGTGAAGTGCCATCACATCTCTTTTCAGACAGCTTGTAAATGCTGTGCTGCACCCCAAAAAGTATTATGTACAAGAAGTTCCGCTTCTCGTCACACAAACAGGCTTGAATGTCTTTGCAATTGCAAATCTAACAATTGGGCTTTTTTCAATCTCTATATATGAGCCTTAAACCTTGTCTTTGCTTGTAGAAGGTGCCTTGTGTAATTTACTGATTTTTCATATCGACCATTTGTTCCATATTTGACGTTTCTCCCCTCAAGACAGTTGCAACAAAATTCCCCTTTGGCCAGCTTTATTCATTGTAAAGAAGTACGAACAGAGCACGAAGTGAGGTAAATGTATGAGAAGCTACAGCACGTGTTTGATGTGtacatgtaaaaacatttaacaCGGCCACATAAAAgcgatttatatttttatataagtgGAATGAGTCCAAACTATTTTACCATTCCACAAGTAAAATATTAACAGCACACAAAGTGCTGCTGAACTTTTACTTAACAATATCCTCTTTGTTTCCCTGCTTGTCTTTATAAGTGTGTAATGGTGCATTAGCTCAGAAGTAAACGGATGCTCAGGCTTGCCTGAGCTTAACAGTGGTAACAAGCTTGAAATACAGCAACAGGTAATCATATTACCTCAACAACACCACTAGATATACAGCATCAAAATCAATTTAAGTCCCTCGTTAGGGTCTGAATTAGATGAGAACTTCACTAAGCAAGACTTTTTAGTCTTACTGAGCTTATTCATTAAGAGGAATCCCATACCACTCCTCAGTTAAAGACACTAGATTCTCCCTATTTttcccaacaacaaaaaaaaatcctgttaaCTTGGTGTGTACTTGGAAAACAGCACAGTTCTAAGGTGTATAGAATTAACTGCATCTTTTTCTTTACTGCAAATCAGCTTCCAGTTTTGGGTTAAGACTTATTTTTTTACCTTAAATCTCAAAAGCATGCAAAGAACagtctaaaatgttttcatttgtggGGGGAAAAGGAGATGTTGACAACTCTTAGGAAGTTGTGCTGCTTAGTGCGCGAAAAAGAGCATAATCGCAAAAGCAGATGGCTTCAGGCTTCCTGTCCGTGTCGGCTGGCACCTTTCGGGTAGTTGGCAGAGAGAAATACAATGCTGTGCAAAAGCAGTGACACCTCTGAGTCTgcagaaaattaaacaaaagagGCATACAAATAGCATTACATTTTCAACTAGAAAAGCCATGTTTATAGgaagggttaaaggaatagttcaacattttggccAGAGAGTTAAATAAGAAGACTAATACCACTTTTATATTCTTGCATTAAAGAACTgctgcatatgtgaaaaaagctgtataaagccttttgtggctccaaAGAGAGCTGCACAGTCTGATAAATTGCCACTTGAGTCAAGAGTTGGATGGGTgtagtgcattgtgggtaatgtaggtgcAAGGTTTTGATAAGGAAAAAAGAATGCATGGAATAAAAAACACAATCTCCTTTGTAGGGCGTCACACATGAAGCAACATTTCGTGCAATGGTGGACGTGGCCAAAATAGTCCTGGTTCTAACCTTGCTAACTGGACTTtttacacataaatatatatatgcagttgtgttcagaataatagcagtgtgtttaaaaaaagtgaataatgctcaaaatccttagaatagcttttaattccataatatcaatgcattgggaacactgcacattcaattccaaatcaaaacatgaccaaaattgatcaagtttgtgttctacctttacagaaagtgaagaaaaaggaatattaggctgttcaaaaaaatagcagtatttgcatttgtctttacaaactcaaacatttactgtataaactgaaaaatgtctaaagggtttgctttactttgaatcactgcactaatatttagttattataaccattatttctgagaactgcttcacatccgtgttgcatggagtcgaccaattTCTGGCACCTGtcaacaggtattccagcccaggaccattgaactacattctacagttcctctgcattactgggttttgcctcagaaacagcattgttgatgtcaccccacacattttctatgggattgaggtctggggattgggctggccactccataacatcaatcttgttcatctggaaccaagactttgtccataacatgatttttgcaccaccatgctttactgtcttcacagtgtactgtggcatgaattcagtgcatgggggttgtcggacaaactgtctgcggcccttagacccaaaaagaacaatttcgctctcatcagtccactgaatgttgccccatttcactctatgagtatttcagtgtgaaatgcaccataaccagcatgcacaacatttgcttccttccttccttaaatatgggccataattgatacctgtttcttcacagaatcaatcacctcactaattgaacacaacactgctattattttgaacatgcccctttcaattacagattcatttacacagaatgagcagcatgcatgtcatgactgttgagtctgttggttttctatgactctacaacacttactagtaaattatttgccatgtagaaatatcacttctatcaaaagatttgatttatgaggttagtgatgttggactgctattattttgaacacaactgtatacaTATTGGAGTGTAATATTTAGGAATAATTCCACTCCGCCATCAACACGTGATTCCTCCCTTCCTCGATGCGCCATTGCAGTCACATAACCTTGCGGTAATAGCTTTTTTTTCAGGCTTCTCATTGGCCAACATTGCGTGACTGGCTTACATGgctttagggttaaggttaaatCACCACCTgttggtttggcatgctcttgacagtgcttcaattgtgttttcttttggagagacatttttttcaaaacagtgtttgtgtggacAGGATTGTTTTTTGAGAAGAGGAGGGAAACCCAAGTTTTCAAAAATACCTGTGTAAGGCCTAAGCTTagtataaagactggaaatacAGGGAAAAATGTCAAGCATGTTTTAAACATAATCCTCTTAAAACTGTAATTAGTCAGTTTTTGTACAAAATAAACACCTAAGCTGTAATGtgctaattagtgagctttagaggtgctgttGGCTGAATTTGTTACCTACGGACAAAACTAGGCCAGCTGTTATCCTgtttctttatgctaagctaaccagacgcttcacatttacagtacagccatgagtggtatcaatcttctcagctaactctcggcaagaaagcaaatcaTTTTAtaccatttatttatatattagacAAAACAGACATGTCAACAGGATAAtgctgaagtaaaaaaaattataagaaTACTGCACATCCAAATGAAAATACCTTTCAGTGAGGAGGACACCTGAAGCCACTGGGATAACCACTCGCGGTACTGATTAATGCCAAGACTATTAGAATGGAGCCCCCTTACATAACAAGCCTAACAAGGGAGAAAAATGATGTATTTATATACCGCAGCTTACTGACGGATGCACATCCGTAAACCATGTTCATCATGTAAACCATTTTGGTTTGGCCAGTGAATGTGAAATTTGTGAAGTCGTGTAGAGTGACTGACCTTTCGGAGTTCGGAGTCACTCAGCTGGTGAGGGCCCAGCCTGCTGAGGGCCCGGTCCAGCTGGAGTAGCACCAGGCCGTGGTTGTTCAGCCGGCGGCCAATCAGGAAACCCGGGAGGTGAGGCGTCAGGAAGAGCAGGGGGCTGACAAGTCTCTGATTGGCCGTgaagacagacaggagagatATTCTTGTGGTGTTCAGGTTCACCAAGCCATTTGCATTTGATGTAAACTGAATGAGTGTTTGTTGGTGCAGGATTTTAGAAGAGTGGAGGGGtgttactagggttgggtatcgtttaggtcgtcccccccccctcgataccggtgctaaaattATCCTTTTAAACGGTGCCTGTACCGATacttgaaatataaaaaaagagcacaaaacCGCAGACAAGGACAtgaaagaacggcttgtttattgctaagaccgtttagctttaagcattttaaccgtgtttaggCCAGCtagtagctaacggtaggctaatgttacctgctgccaagtgtagggttaactagcatcacgtgcagtgatgcttctgttgcctgtaacgtctttTTCGAAGCACCAGAGGCACAGGCACGAAAAGTGCAAGCACCAAAATGAGGCCATATTGGCATCAGGTTTCTAGTTCCCAACCCTAGGTGTTACTAACCATTTGATCCACGCTCATCCTCTTTATACCCAGAGGAGGTCCAGAAAACAGGCTTCGGACGGCAAGGATTTCAGACACTTTAGGGATTGCTCCACTTTGCacctgaaaatgaacagaaaatcaGTTTATCCCATTTTCATGGAATAAAGTTCAACCTGTTGTTTTACAACTATGTATGTGTGGACTCTATCCGATTACCTAACCAACGATATTTGGCCATTAAGTCTTttgtaatttcatttttgtacTTGATGATAGTCTATACCTAAACTGAACTACATTTCataggcaaatattgtactcttTTAGGCTGGCATCACACTgggtgcgtggcgtgagcgtgtcagctgcatggcgtgtccgtttttatttcggctcccatgttaacaggttagagctcggcctgcgtgacacgcacgtctcaggcgcgccgaaaatgtgtgcatgctagaaatagaaccgtcgcctatttttcacgcgacacgcaagcgtttTGGAAgagtttccaggcaaaatagaatacaaaaatatgtttatatgtcattttgacacaaatacatttaggttttgacataaatgcagatataaatgtaattttgcaaaaaataaataaataattatcaattttcaaatattgcacctgtcaatacagaacgaaatattctgtagcctattttgccgtcaatactgccgacgttatctttgctgtaatcaaatcagtatataagGTTGAAGAACgctattatttaattttatcaatgggaaacatactgtacatgtgtacagacaaggctagcagcagcagcagcagcagcagcgccgcgtcagatatgtttctggtgtgaaaagacatagaaaacgctacacagccgccacgcaactgataCTCCACTATAGTTAACACACAGCTGTAGttcttagttacttttcagataaGGATTTTAACATAGAAAAACATATGAGGAGTTTATAAAAAGTGTCTGGTTGTTCTTCTTGTCATGTTTCCGATGTCTATGAGTTGGTAGCAGTTCCAACAAAGACAAATTTATCCTATAAAACTTTACAGTTGGTTTTATCTTAATAAGTGTGAGGCCAAAAGAGGTCAAAAtaatatctttaaaaataaataaataattgaattcaatattacacaaacaaaagattagAGAAATGGCCAAAGAATGGAACttagtttttttcctttgttgCTCTCCCATCAATCATCTCACAACCCCTCAGATTTAAGTTGTGGTCCTCTGGATGAGCAGACCCCTACCATGGGAACCACTCTATTCACCTGCCTCACTGTATATAAAGTAGATGAAACTACCTCaaccaactacaacagtaaaatgctaaaaatgtcaattataatgtattatattgtcttgaatgttatgttattatgtcatcttttcttaacccttgtgttgtcttcccatcgaccATGAGCTTGATGTCCTTCCGGGtcttttttttgtcgctttttccgcccagtttgtgtctctttttgagacacttttttaaagtcatggtcaataaaactaatttatatgacaataataataataataataataattctttagtttaaaaaaaagaagctgaaattatgaattattttgactaatagttaagatcagagtgcatcacagactggtttatgtcaaagttaagtcaggagactgttttgaaaccattttaacctttttttcaaatgctatgaaattgaataaaacacctaaAATCCCcaattcaataaaagtaataaCCTGCGAAGATCTTTCATCCATGCAtgcatgttattttggggcaatttggttgaaataaacctatATTTCTGCTATGAAAAGCTTTGAAAacaggacaacacaagggttagttTTAGGCTAACGTCCACATGTACCAAAATGATTTTTCCCCCGTCTTCCCTATGTTCATGTTGTAAAGTGTATGTTTTGTACgttgttttaaaaaacaaataaaaatagttaatcgtaataatgtaatatataataatataatttatattatattttacttATGTAGGGTTTGAATGCTTGTAATTACTTGTAAGGAGCTTCTGCGTTGTTTAAGCACTAGACAGTTCATATCCACAGTTGATAAATAAGCCCCAGGTGTTTGTCAGGTAGTTCTTACATtttagttattttatctgctcaGTCACTTTCTGGACAGCGAATGCATCAATGTATGCTCTAAAATTATGCTTGTGCATATTTTCAACAGAAGAGTGTGATGTATAGCTGGTGGTACTAGAACAGATGGTTGGTAAAGGTTTGATCTATTCTACATCCATTCTTCTGTACCCTGTCACATATTTCCTCATCATAATGCCGTATTTCTACCACCAAACACTTCGGATGCGTTCACTTACTGTGGCACACAGGTCTTTAAGGCGTCTCTGTAGCTGGCCGTCTTTGACCTGTTGGCTCGTGCTCTCGAGCCCTTTGAGCACTGACCAGTGGTGCTGGGCCCTCAGGGAATGGTACAATCCCTGAAACTCCTCCTTCTGCTGACGAGTCCAGAAATGTGGGATCAGGAGCTGGCGGGGGAAAAAGTACCTGGCAGTGAACAGGAGAGGATGGTagcagagaagaggagggacggtaaaatatatatatatatatatctcaacaGGGACAAGATAGCAAGGAGGATCCAACACTAACATTAAGAGGGACATAAAGGAACATTAATATCAATCATTTCAGAATGCTTTGCTGAATATGAATCAAAAGGGTGCCAACTGGAATGAAAAGATGGTTATTTTAAAGTAGCTCACATCAAGACAAAAACCAGGTAGTTGGCGAAGGGAGGGATAGATATCACCACCAGCGGCACGGCCTTGATCATGTCTCTGCGAAActgcaaaacaaatgtgaaGTAAGTAAAGCTGCTGTGAGATAATACACTTTACAGAGCTGAAATTATACAATAAAGACAAAGCGTTAAATGAAAGTACTGCTCACTTATAAAGAAATAACTTGCAGAACGTAATTCTTGAATTCTGGAATCTGCTGCGGAACTTCAGACATCTGACTTAATctgattatttttctttgtcatttcaATATCCAACTCCTTTCTTCTGTCTCATTTTTCTTTCTAATATTTAATTATAGCctgctagcctgacaagccagacccacatcaagatgttgggtctgggaactcaccattggtagggctcaatccgaggggcgggataaacagttgtctgtcaaattccctctgcactcatagccaaccagagcaacgctagttgatagattaaacttttgccgtatccggtcggcaatagtgttgacgaactgaccgaagagccagttaattaacccgactcatgtcactgaaccgggagaatcgagtgccatacgtcaatgaaccgactcactcctgttctcttaatacatccatgcattcgtgccgttgtgtgtagctggtattcTTCTGCTAGATTGCTACggtgtgtgtagtaatctagctcattaccgcctccactggagtggtggtagaatcaatcaggaaatggcctagaccgcgcaccaggctactgaacgagaccgaatgtaaccgtgcaaccggccgctcgagtctaatgtaatcaagcggtgtcttggttcttggcaagtttgagttattaaccaagccttgtttctggtgcatcttagatgaGTTCATGGCAAGTCACACATTATCGATGGGGAAGTAGGctacatcacatacaaatacacgtcatgttatcttggtagttatgttaagttaaatgtttgttacatggtaggtaggctttcacgaggagaccgcgcaccaggctactgaacgagaccctAACCGTGCCTAATGCATGAGTCTATGTaatcaaacgggtgtctaggttaacggcaagtttgagttatcaaccaatcccagaagcctttatgtctcgtgcattttagaattgtgttcatggaaattcataggctacaaCATTTCCAAGGGGAAATtattatatcacatacaaatacacgtaatgttatcttggtagttatgtcaagttaaatgttagaagttAGACTGTCACaaggagaccgcgcaccaggctaccgaaTGTCGGTCGGTATGAGTGTGTAAATAGTATgtcgagaccgaatgtaaccgcaaccgctcgagtctaatgtaatcCAGCGGTTTCTGGCGGGGGAAGGAAACACGCGATCACCACCCCCTACCCCGTGGGTACGCGAACCGGTGACCGAATCTATTAACTCGGTAGGCCAACCTATGACCGTCCGGTTGAACCGACTCGCGTAAAAGAGTCAGCTGTCCCATCACTagtcggcaaaactccaaacacatcttcattttgtaagaatgacttcagtgcttaactcaaGTCATCCAGAGTCGCGGCTAAAGGTGATTCAAAAGGGCGCcgtttgccagcagcagcatccatcttctttgttttcaagtagcaggaaaGTCATGCAGaactgttctcttaatacaactctgccgtccttacgttaagcccgcccaccaactctatacacgatgtgattggcctgaccagagtttggtttttccagctcgcaagccaacagagagttgctagacgaccttggctgcaaattacatttgctgccgctagggtgcgtctagatttctaggctaatagCCTGCTAGAATGGGTCACCAAATTTGGCGCCCCTTAATATACCTGGCCAGCCTGCCCAGGTaaagtctatgtgtgggaaacactggtatAGGTCTTTTACTGGAATCTCCACTACACATCTTCCACTAttagaaaaacttttttttctcctagctctgtaatacaacacagcactaacatcttcttttattttttaggatAGTTTCAGGTTTATTCAAGTCCATCTTACTCACTATTAACATTAACTGCAGTGCACACAATAGAAGATACTGCCGGCCTCCTTTGAAGTAATGCTGtttgatcattttattgtaTCTTCTACTTAGTGTTTTGGAAACGTGTAAAAACATGATCAATAATCTACAGCATTTCTACCCAGCCAATCGTCTCACTGTGTcttaaaaaatatcaaatattaAAAATTGTTGACTCAATATCTGGTTATAAATGTGACAGTGTTGTGACCCACCTGTCTGAGCTTCTCCATCTCCCTGTAGGGCAAATCCTTGAACTGCACTCCATCAGAGAACATCTTAGCTTTTATCCTCTGCACATCTTTGGCATCTCGGAACAGTAGCTTGAATCctggaataataaaaaacacgTTGATGCTAATGCAAATATGGATGAAAGTGATGGCGGCGTAGCTTGCCATGCTAGGTGCTGGCCTTGCCATCGGGGGAGCAaatggggttcagtgtcttgctcaag
This genomic interval from Sander vitreus isolate 19-12246 chromosome 7, sanVit1, whole genome shotgun sequence contains the following:
- the letmd1 gene encoding LETM1 domain-containing protein 1 isoform X1 translates to MALSCFNLCSHLSLTRLCGLRTNRISNGLYFPYGSCQSRLPLCRHYSSSKVRRGIGRYVASSLQRVNTKYEGFLKRRFPRFYQLYHTFTEGFKLLFRDAKDVQRIKAKMFSDGVQFKDLPYREMEKLRQFRRDMIKAVPLVVISIPPFANYLVFVLMYFFPRQLLIPHFWTRQQKEEFQGLYHSLRAQHHWSVLKGLESTSQQVKDGQLQRRLKDLCATVQSGAIPKVSEILAVRSLFSGPPLGIKRMSVDQMRLVSPLLFLTPHLPGFLIGRRLNNHGLVLLQLDRALSRLGPHQLSDSELRKACYVRGLHSNSLGINQYREWLSQWLQVSSSLKDSEVSLLLHSIVFLSANYPKGASRHGQEA
- the cd63 gene encoding CD63 antigen yields the protein MGVEGGMKCVKFLLFFFNFLFWLCGLALIVVGVLVQVGLHKTLMMKDASASGAPIVLIAVGVVIFFIAFFGCCGAWKENHCMVATFAVLLVLVILVEIAAVIAGYVFRNKLSGVVQDSLEDMISDYKNGTAEFKKSFDKLQEDLKCCGVNSSSDWVDFRSDKKSVPDSCCVKVTLNCGVGTMTDAAKVHQEGCHDAMVAYLKKNILWVIVAAIVIAVLQVMGIVFACLLMRGIRSGYEVM
- the letmd1 gene encoding LETM1 domain-containing protein 1 isoform X2, with translation MLLALNVLPLCRHYSSSKVRRGIGRYVASSLQRVNTKYEGFLKRRFPRFYQLYHTFTEGFKLLFRDAKDVQRIKAKMFSDGVQFKDLPYREMEKLRQFRRDMIKAVPLVVISIPPFANYLVFVLMYFFPRQLLIPHFWTRQQKEEFQGLYHSLRAQHHWSVLKGLESTSQQVKDGQLQRRLKDLCATVQSGAIPKVSEILAVRSLFSGPPLGIKRMSVDQMRLVSPLLFLTPHLPGFLIGRRLNNHGLVLLQLDRALSRLGPHQLSDSELRKACYVRGLHSNSLGINQYREWLSQWLQVSSSLKDSEVSLLLHSIVFLSANYPKGASRHGQEA